In Legionella lytica, one genomic interval encodes:
- a CDS encoding DUF523 domain-containing protein — protein sequence MEIEKVLISGCLVGLKVRYHGGDAPCHSQIIDRWAKEGRIVSICPEVSAGLPIPRPSSEIIYGTANDVLRGKAKVSTHKGIDRTDAFIKGAFNALSLAKKFNIKIAVLKKDSPSCGNTTVYDGSFSGKIIPGSGVTAQLLNDNGIKVFNELELHEADMYMRSLAISGSCYFT from the coding sequence ATGGAAATTGAGAAAGTCTTGATTAGTGGATGCTTAGTTGGGCTAAAAGTTCGATATCATGGAGGTGATGCCCCATGCCATAGCCAAATAATTGATAGATGGGCCAAAGAAGGCAGGATTGTATCTATTTGTCCTGAGGTATCAGCAGGGCTCCCTATTCCAAGGCCTTCTAGTGAAATAATTTATGGAACTGCAAACGATGTATTGAGGGGCAAAGCAAAAGTATCTACTCACAAGGGTATTGATAGGACTGATGCCTTTATTAAAGGTGCATTTAATGCACTCTCACTTGCAAAAAAGTTTAATATAAAAATAGCTGTCCTTAAAAAGGATAGCCCATCTTGCGGGAACACTACAGTATATGATGGTAGTTTTAGTGGGAAAATTATTCCAGGATCTGGGGTTACAGCCCAATTATTAAATGACAATGGAATTAAAGTATTCAATGAATTGGAGTTGCATGAAGCAGATATGTATATGCGCTCTTTAGCTATTAGTGGGAGCTGTTATTTCACATAG
- the bla gene encoding class A beta-lactamase, with amino-acid sequence MSFLFSAKRYLFLIMMSLFFVINGFAATSTDQAIALQKRLAELEASSKGRIGVYAINTANNTSIGYRENERFPTGCTSKVIGVAAILRQSMDERALLSQKINYTKNDLVNWNPITEKYLSSGMTVKQLCAASISYSDNTAMNLLVKKMGGLEQMTLFAHSIGNTSFRQDNGWPEEAYSGGKGNLKDSSTPKDMAKSLHKLAFSGALAKPQKEMLISWLKDNTTGDLRIKAGLPKEWIVADKTGTGGAYGTTNDLGIIWPPKCAPIIMAIYYTSDAKNAVKREDIVASVTHLLINQLAQSDRCIRKNIGQIKKV; translated from the coding sequence ATGAGTTTTCTTTTTTCAGCTAAACGATACTTATTTCTAATTATGATGAGTCTCTTTTTCGTTATTAATGGATTTGCAGCAACCTCGACTGATCAAGCAATAGCTCTTCAAAAAAGATTAGCAGAACTTGAGGCTTCATCCAAAGGGCGAATAGGAGTTTATGCAATTAATACAGCAAACAATACCTCCATTGGCTATAGGGAAAATGAACGCTTTCCTACAGGTTGTACTTCCAAAGTAATCGGTGTGGCCGCTATTCTTCGTCAGAGTATGGATGAGCGTGCTTTGTTGTCGCAAAAAATAAACTACACAAAGAACGATTTAGTCAATTGGAATCCCATTACTGAAAAATATCTCTCCTCGGGCATGACCGTTAAGCAATTATGTGCTGCTTCCATTAGCTACAGCGACAATACCGCAATGAACCTTTTAGTTAAAAAAATGGGAGGATTAGAACAAATGACTCTCTTTGCTCACTCTATTGGCAATACGTCCTTTCGTCAAGATAATGGCTGGCCAGAAGAAGCCTATTCTGGCGGAAAGGGTAATTTAAAAGATAGTTCAACGCCCAAAGATATGGCTAAAAGTTTACACAAGTTGGCATTTTCTGGCGCGTTGGCAAAACCTCAAAAAGAGATGCTAATTTCCTGGTTGAAAGACAATACAACAGGTGATTTACGGATTAAGGCAGGCCTTCCGAAAGAATGGATTGTGGCAGATAAAACGGGAACTGGTGGCGCGTATGGTACCACCAATGATCTTGGAATTATCTGGCCGCCAAAATGTGCTCCAATTATCATGGCAATTTATTATACGAGCGATGCGAAAAATGCAGTAAAACGAGAGGATATTGTCGCCTCAGTTACACATTTATTAATCAATCAATTGGCCCAAAGTGATCGATGCATCAGAAAAAATATCGGGCAAATTAAGAAAGTTTAG